In Hermetia illucens chromosome 1, iHerIll2.2.curated.20191125, whole genome shotgun sequence, one genomic interval encodes:
- the LOC119661670 gene encoding uncharacterized protein LOC119661670: MCSSQFGLAFKFDMKTYLRIWSILSLIAFALPFKTNITQFGNCNGVLHEGEVYPVEITEVQYENEGGFVNTMHGNYVVRSVDTREKELLITIFHCPQTTTTGQCNSNGKTFIESLHCDQFKRDNSGIWYMISSAMSGSHCGETTGTFDMQAVTLRTEYLTKYITEDPPKGRYLLQMLFHKKSATTDDVDVRGCVSVEFDIL; the protein is encoded by the exons ATGTGTAGTTCGCAGTTCGGTCTTGCATTTAAATTCGACATGAAAACTTATCTCCGAATCTGGTCGATACTCAGCTTGATTGCTTTTGCACTTCCCTTT AAAACAAATATTACACAATTTGGGAACTGCAATGGAGTCTTACACGAGGGTGAAGTGTATCCTGTTGAAATCACCGAAGTCCAATACGAAAATGAGGGTGGTTTCGTAAACACAATGCATGGAAATTATGTTGTCCGGTCAGTGGATACCAGAGAAAAGGAG CTCCTGATAACGATCTTCCATTGCCCCCAGACGACCACGACAGGACAATGCAATAGCAACGGCAAGACTTTCATTGAATCACTGCACTGTGACCAATTTAAGCGAGACAATAGTGGAATTTGGTATATGATTTCCAGCGCTATGAGCGGATCTCATTGCGGAGAAACGACT GGAACATTTGACATGCAAGCAGTAACGCTTCGAACGGAATACCTCACCAAGTACATTACAGAGGATCCGCCGAAAGGACGATACCTTCTTCAAATGTTATTCCATAAAAAGTCGGCAACAACTGACGATGTTGATGTTCGCGGATGTGTAAGCGTGGAGTTCGATATTCTGTGA